A single genomic interval of Streptococcus suis harbors:
- a CDS encoding HAD family hydrolase has protein sequence MKALIFDVDDTLYDQIQPFERALERHIEVAREQIEPLYLSFRRYADEVFEATAIGKMSLKDSHIYRMKHALADFGYQVSDATALAIQIDYDYFQGQIELSPVFPEIFSWCQAQGIAMGIITNGPYRHQLRKIRTMGLVNWFELEHVLISGQVGITKPNPAIFQLMEERLEMSGEDICYLGDSFENDVVGAKAANWKAIWFNHRKRIEPIAPYQADKVVTDWDELVEVIQSF, from the coding sequence ATGAAAGCCTTAATTTTTGATGTAGATGATACGCTTTATGATCAGATTCAACCGTTTGAACGTGCTTTGGAAAGACACATTGAAGTAGCAAGGGAGCAAATTGAACCACTCTACCTTTCCTTTCGCAGATATGCGGATGAAGTATTTGAAGCGACAGCAATTGGAAAGATGAGTCTGAAAGATAGTCATATTTATCGGATGAAACATGCTTTGGCAGATTTTGGGTATCAGGTGTCTGATGCAACAGCCTTAGCTATTCAAATAGATTATGATTATTTTCAAGGGCAGATAGAGCTCAGTCCAGTGTTTCCAGAAATATTTTCATGGTGTCAGGCGCAAGGAATTGCAATGGGGATTATTACGAATGGACCTTATAGACATCAGTTGAGAAAGATACGCACGATGGGGTTAGTTAATTGGTTTGAGCTAGAACATGTCCTAATTTCTGGACAAGTTGGTATCACAAAGCCAAATCCTGCTATTTTTCAACTAATGGAAGAACGTTTGGAGATGTCAGGCGAAGATATCTGTTATCTAGGGGATTCGTTTGAAAATGATGTGGTAGGAGCGAAAGCTGCGAATTGGAAGGCAATTTGGTTTAATCATAGAAAGAGAATAGAGCCAATAGCTCCGTATCAGGCAGATAAAGTGGTGACAGATTGGGATGAACTGGTCGAAGTTATCCAGTCTTTCTAG
- a CDS encoding ABC transporter ATP-binding protein: MKVLGFLLKQIRRVKWLFIVAVGFYLLASTMVRLAPLLIQQAIDGPITDLSKGLPFDEAVFLNQSAQYMGMIILGAIGFYLSMRLLMHCANRIAENLRNQAYDVMQRLPISYFDDKPAGKIATRIVNDTETLRTQFYGTLVNAFNNIVRLLFTYGVLFYMNGSLGWLMLLLIPLYIGIQFAYKKMTDKPMKDFYDARSDVNTQVNETMNGASLIQLFGQEERIMKEFEVTADKMRRADNKIIWAQSLATWNLSGLLQNLVIAAILTVVGYQFLAGQDGVTAGKLFVYVNYIEGVFIALGALVQQFPNMLRSFETGKRLMTLLEEEVEDDCDRILEVEQGQVVFEHVNFSYEENRPVLKDITILAEKGETVALVGHTGSGKSSIMNLLYRFYDPQEGRVLLDGKNIRDYSRESLRSHMGIVLQDPYLFTGTIASNVSMNEEEADRTRIMQALEKVGAGPMLSRLEKGIDEPVVEKGAAFSSGERQLIAFARTLYSDPKILILDEATSHIDTETEEIIQHAMEVVKEGRTTFIIAHRLSTIQNADQILVLDQGRIIEHGKHEELVARGGVYAQMHEIQAKV, encoded by the coding sequence ATGAAGGTTTTAGGATTTTTATTGAAACAAATTCGTCGTGTCAAGTGGCTATTTATAGTAGCTGTCGGCTTCTATCTATTGGCTTCGACCATGGTTCGATTGGCTCCTCTGCTGATTCAGCAGGCGATTGATGGGCCGATTACGGATTTGAGCAAGGGTTTGCCCTTTGATGAAGCTGTTTTCTTAAACCAGTCAGCTCAATACATGGGAATGATTATTCTGGGAGCTATTGGCTTCTACTTATCTATGCGTTTACTCATGCATTGCGCCAATCGTATTGCTGAAAATCTACGTAATCAAGCTTATGATGTTATGCAACGGTTGCCTATTTCTTATTTTGATGATAAGCCCGCTGGAAAAATTGCAACTAGAATTGTCAATGATACAGAAACCCTGCGGACACAATTTTATGGGACCTTAGTTAATGCCTTTAACAATATTGTTCGTTTGCTCTTTACATACGGTGTCCTATTTTACATGAATGGGAGCCTTGGTTGGCTGATGTTACTCTTGATACCACTCTATATCGGTATTCAATTTGCTTACAAGAAAATGACAGACAAGCCGATGAAGGATTTTTATGATGCAAGGAGTGACGTCAATACGCAGGTGAATGAGACCATGAATGGTGCAAGTTTGATTCAACTTTTTGGACAAGAAGAGCGCATCATGAAAGAATTTGAAGTGACTGCTGACAAGATGCGTCGGGCAGATAATAAGATTATCTGGGCCCAGTCTCTTGCCACGTGGAATCTGAGTGGTTTACTGCAAAATTTGGTCATTGCTGCGATTTTAACGGTAGTCGGCTATCAGTTTCTTGCGGGACAGGATGGAGTTACAGCTGGGAAACTCTTTGTTTATGTCAACTATATCGAAGGAGTCTTCATTGCTTTGGGAGCGCTGGTTCAACAGTTCCCAAATATGCTTCGCTCGTTTGAAACAGGTAAGCGTCTAATGACCCTTCTAGAAGAAGAGGTGGAAGACGACTGTGATCGTATTTTGGAAGTTGAACAAGGGCAAGTCGTGTTTGAACACGTGAACTTTAGCTATGAAGAAAACAGACCAGTTTTGAAAGATATTACCATTCTGGCAGAAAAAGGAGAAACAGTTGCTCTGGTTGGGCATACTGGGTCTGGTAAGTCTTCTATTATGAACCTCCTCTATCGTTTCTATGATCCCCAGGAGGGAAGGGTTTTACTGGATGGGAAAAATATCCGTGATTATTCTCGTGAAAGCCTGCGCAGTCACATGGGGATTGTTTTGCAAGATCCCTATCTCTTTACAGGGACGATTGCCAGCAATGTTTCCATGAATGAAGAGGAAGCAGATAGAACAAGAATCATGCAGGCGCTAGAAAAAGTTGGTGCAGGGCCTATGCTATCTCGCTTAGAGAAAGGGATTGATGAACCGGTTGTTGAGAAGGGAGCGGCCTTTTCAAGTGGGGAACGTCAGTTGATTGCCTTTGCGCGGACACTCTACTCTGATCCTAAAATTCTGATATTGGATGAAGCAACTTCTCATATTGATACGGAGACGGAAGAAATTATCCAACATGCCATGGAAGTTGTGAAAGAAGGTCGGACAACCTTTATTATTGCCCACCGACTTTCTACCATTCAAAATGCAGACCAGATTCTTGTCTTAGATCAAGGTCGAATTATTGAACATGGGAAGCATGAAGAATTGGTTGCACGTGGTGGAGTATATGCTCAAATGCATGAGATTCAAGCAAAGGTGTAA